In Lathyrus oleraceus cultivar Zhongwan6 chromosome 2, CAAS_Psat_ZW6_1.0, whole genome shotgun sequence, the DNA window GATGCCATGGGAGATTCGGCATCTTTTGATTCATCCCTTGTTGGGCAAACCATTTCAACATTGATAACTTTGAATGATTGGAATGATACTTCCCTTATCTCCCCTTCTCCTTCAACGTATCGGAAAGATGCGAGGTGACTTACCATAATGTCCTCCTCACCCTCGACAACAACTAGCTTATCATCAGCTaagaatttcaatttttggtggagcgttgaagtgactgcaccagctgaatggatccaaggcctcccaagcagacaactgtaggctggATAGATATCCATTACGAAGAAAGTGATGAGGAAAATATGGGGACCAATCTTCATATGCAAATTCACCTCACCGATTACAGTCCTTCTAGTCACATCAAATGCTCTTACTATAAGCTCACTCGGCTTCATTACGAGTCCTTCAATAGTTAGTTTAGCAAAGGAGCTCTTAGGCATCACATTGAGGGAAAACCCAGTGTCTACCAAGACTCTTGATAGGACTGTGTCTACACATTCAATAGAAAtatggagagccttgttatgattcctcccctcggcgggaagctcttcatcactgaAACCCAAGCTTAAGCTAGTAGCGATATTGTTAACTACTCCTTCAAACTGACAAACAGATATCTCTTGCGGTACGTGAGCTATCCTCAGAAATTTTACCAAAGCATCCCTATGGGCCTCCGAGCACATTAataaagacaacattgagatCTTCGAGGGTGTCTGGTTAAGCTGATCAACTACTCGATAATTGCTCTTCTTGATAATGCGTAAGAACTCGTCTACTTCACCTGAAGGTGCGGGGTCTTGTCTTTGCTGAGTGCCATCAATTTGTTTGCCTTTGTCTGAAGTTGAAGGATTGATAGTTCCAATTGGAGTGGGTGTCGGCGCAAATATCCTTTCACTTCTCGTGACTCCTCTAGTGCCGGTGATATTGATCATTGGGTCACTAGACTTCAACGGTTCTTCTTGAATCTTCTGACCATGAATGTAGACTGAGGTGTCATACATCCATGGGACTGCCTTGGTATCAACATATGGGAATGGTGTGGGAACTGTTATTATGATTGGAGTAACAGGATTTGTCGATAAAGTTAACTGAGAGAAGTCATATGGAATTTGCAGAGGAGGGACTTCGTCGTATGGTATCTCGAGGGTAGACACATCCTCCTTTGTGGACGGGCAGTCTACCACCAAGATCCCTTGGTTCATTAATTGTTGTATGACAGACTTCAATGTTCTACATTGTTGCGGGTTAATCAGACAATGTTCACAGTCATTACCACAGATGGGAAAGGTATTATTCTTCATTAAAGCATTCTTGATCTCGATGAGTGGTGTTTTTAACTCGTCCACACAAGACATCAATCTCCTTCCATTGTCAGCATCTATCATATTCACTGATGCATTGTTGTGAGGGGGCATCGGGTTATTATTTACATTCGGCCCCTTGGGGGCGAACGTGATTGCCTTAGAATCAATAAGATCTTGAACCTTGTACTTTAATGCTTTACAATTCTCGATCGAATGCCCATGAGCGCCAGAATGAAATTCACAGCGGGCATTTGCATCATAACAGGGAGGAAGAACCGCTGGTGGGGGTCCTAACTCCCTTAGTTTCACAAGTGACCCCCTCAATAAATATGGTAGAATGTGGCTATAAGGCATGGGAACTGGGTCAAATCTTTTCTCGGGGCTTCACatcctttgttgttgttgttgatattgtggtTGCCAACGTTGCTGTTATTGTTGATatcgttgttgttgttgagtttgaacAGGAATTGCAAATGGttattgttgatttggttggaCGGGAGCTATGGAAGCTACTTGTGGATAAGTGGGATTTCTTGTTCGAATGATGGAGGCAGCATTGGTCTCGCCTTCTCGTTTTTTACCATAGGGAACAAAAGGTTTCTTCGATGCACTAGAAGTACTGGCAGAGTTCTGGATCTTTCCCATTTTAATCATATTTTCTATCCTTTCACCGGCTAAGACCAGGTCAGAAAAGCCTGAAGAGGTGCTCCCTACCATTATATCAAGGTATGGGCCTTGCAGGTTTCCCGTAAACATGTCTACCAATGGGGGTTGTACCCTAGCAACTAATTTCCTCCACCACtaggcatactctttgaaggacTCCTCAGACCTCTGAGTCAGATTTTGCAACTGTGTGCGATTAGGTGCCATATTAGTGTTGTACTGATAGTGCTTGAGGAATGCCTCAGCCATTTCCCTCCAGGTGTGAATATGGTTGCCCTCGAGTtgcatgtaccaatccaaagatgccccactgagggaatcctggaaaaaatgcattaaaagttGATCATCGCTGGAATAGGCAGCCATCTTTCGGCAGTATGCCCTAATGTGTGTCCTAGGGTCGCTATTTCCCTTAAACTTTTCAAAGTCCGGAACTTTGAAATTGGCCGGAATGATGACCCCAACTACTAAGCACATTTCTGCCGCATCAAGGCCCAAAACATCAGTGCTCCCCATTTCCTTAAGCTTTTCCTCGATAGCCTTTACCTTCCTCTCCACCTTGTTGGTTGCGGAACCAAAGGCGTCATCCTAAGAAGCATCTCTTGGGCTGAAGAATGCATCGAGTTGGTCATCTGTCTCAAGAGCATGAGGACGAGGATAGTCGTTTGGAACACCGCCGGGTGCATTAATGTTAATTGGAGGATCAACTTGAGGAACTGGAGTCGGATTCTTGACCGTTGGAGGGACAGGAGGATTGGTAGTACTGGCACGTTGGTTCatttcttcttgcatttttgccataACCTCCTGGCCTCTTGCAACTGCTTGAATAGTCTCCATCAATTGCCGCATTTGGGACCGTATTTGGGATACTTCTTCCTGAAGGACAACCTGGTTCTCTTGAAGTTTCTCCATGACAGCTTGTCGATGTCCTCGTGTATCGTACCGAAAAGTCAGCTTTGGAGAGTGGTTCTGGAAGGAAAAAGGggtggatggatgagttttttatgtttttgtgtttcgaaagatgcatatgatgcatgaattttttTTTGTGTTAAAGCAAAGCTCCTTTTTGTTATTCATGTTCATTTATTGCAAAAACTACTTGACGATTCACGTTCACAATCATGAATAAAGGAAAACACAATAGAGAAAAATCACAACTTCCattcatcctttgaagggaaAATAGACAGCAATACATAGAAGTTGCAAAATACAAGTAATAGAAGCAAATAAACCAACTAGATATCCACCCTAAaagtgaccccttgagacttgcggAGAGCCTCAATGTCGGTGATGAGTTCGACCATTGTTCTTTTGCAGAACTTGACGAATTGGTAGACCTCCTTGGGGATATTATCTGGGCACATGATCAGATCTGCCTCCTTCAACTTGTCGGGAAAGTCTTGAAGGGCATAGTTGGTTAATACCATCATGTTGGTGTACTTGTCCCTCCATTCTTCATAAAGGGCTTGGAGATTATGGATGATTTCGTCTCTTTGAACAATGGCGGCTTCGAATCCATGGCAACGCTCCTCCCAATGTCTGCAGCTGTTTTATAATTCTACATAGGCTTGGTCATAGATTCCCCTCTTCAAGTTCTTGATTTGCTCGCAAGCTCGTCCAAGGTTGAATTGCTCACGCATGAAGCTTCAGTGAATCTTTTCTTTCTCTAGTTGCTCCTTGGCTAGCAAATCTTTATACTCTTTTAGAGTGGTCCTTAGTTCGAGAATCTGGGCCTCGTAATCTTCCCTCGCTTCTTTCTTCATGGCATTAGACCTCTCGACAGTATTTTCAAGGTCCTTGATGATTCGGGATGCTCGATCCAACTCCTCGTTGCGGAAGTCTAGCTCAGAATTAGCTCCTTGTAAAGCTCCACCAACCCAAACTCTTTGTCCCTCGGTTAATCAGAGCCTTTTCTTGCTATCTTCAAATTCTTCACAGACTTTCTTACCCTTATCCTCCAAGACATGGTTACGTTCCTTGGCGCGATTGAGTTCGACTCGTAGTTGAGTGCTTTCCAACTCGAGCTCTTTGATTTGGCTGGTAAGTTTGTCCATGTCCTCTTGTAGGATAGGTTCGGGCTCAGGCATCAACGAGAATGAAGAAGGATCAAATAGAAACGACATCTTAACCACCCTAGCCCTCTCTTTTACCCACACAtagtagggttccttggctaggatATTTTTCTTGCCCCATTCATGGTCAATACGGACTATGCTTGTCCAAGCTTTTCTCACTCTTTTCACATTTGAATCAAGCGGATCCACAGTATTGATGACAAATGGAATGAAATCTCTTTCCTCGGGGGGACTTGTCATGGCGTACCCTAGTTGTCTCTTGAGTatagcagggttgtagttgatgcaaccttgtgTTCCTATCAAGGGTACGTTAGAGAACTCTCCACATCTTGCGATGACATCCTTTATATCCCATTCCCTCTTGTACCATAAAATTAAGTTGGCAGAGAGAGATGCGAACCTTTGCGGCCATGTAAGTTTGTTTTCGGCGAAGGGTCCACTTTGAGGCATGCGGGCCCTCATCCAAAGATGTAGCATAGGAGCGCAACAAAGGAAAGTACCTCCCTTCTTCTCATGTCTTGTATGGAAGGCATGGTAGAAATCGGCAAGTAAAAAAGGCACCGGATTCTTTGTTAAAAAGACTTCAACTTCTAATTGATCCATGAACTTGTCCAGATTTTGGAAGAGGACAATTCCATGAATCAAAAGTTCCAAGGTTGCACTGCAAAAGTCGGGTCTTCCTTCTTTAATCATTTCCCAAGCATGGGCTTCTAGGAAATTTTGAGTTAAACCTTTGAGGGATCCTTTAACGCACCAATTGTCCACTAACTTGTTGGTGTTGATACCCAAGATGAGTGAGAGCTCGGTCAAACAGAATCCTTCTTCCGATTTCGGGAAAGGGTTGTATTCCTTGATTGGTCGATTGAGGAGTCTCTCGAGGTCTTCCAAggttggagagatttggaagtcggggaaagtgaagcatcttaaagggaTGTCATAGTATTGAGACATTGTAGTGATAGCACAATAGTCAACCTTCTCGGTTAGAAGAACTACCATGTTCCCAAAATTGGCTCTAAACTTGTTGTCTTTGAGAGTTACGACCTTTGAACAGAGGATCTTTAATGACCTGATGTCGGGACTCTTGAAGCAGAAAGAAGAAGTGCTTTTCTTTGTTGAAGTATCCATGATTGTGTCGGAAAATAGTCTTGTAATTTTGCATCCGAACAAACAAAAATTTTAAGAGCTttgcttattattttgatgatgaatgaatgtatgaatgaatgtatgaatgaatgattggtttattatttccacaggattttaggcatgggttcatggttttggaccatcgtgacgaagcatggagttaataatgactgcttagtaaaccaaggttctcgctttgtgtgatataaggcttttggaaaattgggtgtaagacactgcccctagagtcatggacttccttgactgtcagTCGCTTATGTTAATTTACTTGCCAggcgactgctccatcaaagtcatctactctaagtgagatcttcgtatcgacccttacgaggaaggcacctcggtggcctatactacgcgaccatcagtctaggctagccatagttttaaaggttctaaaaggggtcttagggtcattgaCTCTAGTAAAAGAAAAGATGCTTACGTCGAAAGCACGATggtcatcaatccccttaagagaatctaccactaagtgaggttttcgtacgaccctaacgaggaaggAACCTCGCGGATCAATACTATTCAACCTCTCATATCTCAAGCAAACTCTCAGACTCAGGTggagagtctttcacacaaggtTTTTTCCTTTGAaatcattattgcttccaaaaATTCTTCGTGACAGAACCAAAGTTTCGGactgtcgcaacctgcgaaaaaacaaccgaagaaaaagaaaaaaaacagaagagtcgccaccgtgcgttatttatcccaaaggaggcaaaggaaacgctcgaagtaaacttgaagaaaggaaaggaaaagataaggtctcgcaaccaaatcttgggttcgggagtcgattatacgaagggaaggtattagcacccccacgcatccgtagtactctacgggatccactcttgttgttcttgtctaaaggggTGTGTGaatatctaatgtactatttactaaaagaaggtcaaaataaaatgactcgcacggatgtcgcatccactgcatacgtatctcatctgaatatgagaatcagagtcttcgtagctcggctacctatgggttaaggagaagtgtgctcgctaagacatcacgtcttatgcctacgtatctgtagcacctcaaatttgccctcctcattcatgcattcattttaggtcatttaacatttcatattgcatttcatcatgtcaatcagatttagctccaagagtttgtcttccaagaagcttggatgTCATCCAAGCTTAAATGAGCTCAGTACAattcaaaattcaactgtgaagtcaaaagtcaactgttggtcaactgaaggtggaagggccagggaatgacttgagttacttctaacatgttcaaatgaggcctattcatcattagacatattactcttgaaggaacaaaggtccagcgcACATGTTACAATTTTGGAAAGAtgacttgaactgtcatgctcgctaggcgagcagaatggttcgcctagcgagccaccagagtttgaactgtcatgctcgctaggcgagcagattcttcgctaggcgaagcccacgcgttttgaaaataaaaaatataacagaaaaatcttggacttggacctctctcatttgagcccacaaagccacgaaaatcaggttgtaaattctaaatttcattgaaacaaaaccctagagaAACTAACTAATCTGCAGCAGCCTGGGACTCTGGGACTTTTCACTATGACTCACACACTTCTCACACAAgccctaacattgctttgcaaacccaacggtgcaattccATTTCATTCGATCTCTGCAATCAAGTTTGCCCTATCTCCATTACTgtatgctttcaatttgaaatttctgaatgtatgaggcatcatgggtgaatttggaagagtgggtatcgttaggtttcacatgtggttttagatgtgcatgaatgtgtagaataatgccttgaatgtttaatcacttcgttgcggagatggataccatagggtttggggtctctgaaatcgtactgttatcaatggagaatccagaacccgcaggcattcggtagcccatcgctaggcgagcctgcagcgaagcttcgctaagccttcgctaagcgaagcagtagcaATCGCGACAGTAACTGCTTTTCTCTGTTTGCTCTCCAGTCTATTTCATgctttgttatgacatgctttctattgcatctGGGCACctgttttagtatgtatgtcatgtctcgatgtgtggatccttgccccataactttgagttttgatacccttttgatgcatttgtttgacaagaggtttaggcctcctacccttggttgctttttgtgagctttttgtaGCATGGTTCATGTTGTTGttatgattcttctgtttggtgcaactcttgattgcaccccatcttgttattctaacttgtttgttgagtttttg includes these proteins:
- the LOC127122793 gene encoding uncharacterized protein LOC127122793 codes for the protein MDTSTKKSTSSFCFKSPDIRSLKILCSKVVTLKDNKFRANFGNMVVLLTEKVDYCAITTMSQYYDIPLRCFTFPDFQISPTLEDLERLLNRPIKEYNPFPKSEEGFCLTELSLILGINTNKLVDNWCVKGSLKGLTQNFLEAHAWEMIKEGRPDFCSATLELLIHGIVLFQNLDKFMDQLEVEVFLTKNPVPFLLADFYHAFHTRHEKKGGTFLCCAPMLHLWMRARMPQSGPFAENKLTWPQRFASLSANLILWYKREWDIKDVIARCGEFSNVPLIGTQGCINYNPAILKRQLGYAMTSPPEERDFIPFVINTVDPLDSNVKRVRKAWTSIVRIDHEWGKKNILAKEPYYVWVKERARVVKMSFLFDPSSFSLMPEPEPILQEDMDKLTSQIKELELESTQLRVELNRAKERNHVLEDKDFRNEELDRASRIIKDLENTVERSNAMKKEAREDYEAQILELRTTLKEYKDLLAKEQLEKEKIH